From the Blastocatellia bacterium genome, one window contains:
- a CDS encoding PTS sugar transporter subunit IIA: protein MIGGVIVTHGQLANELVSAAEMIVGEIHHITAVSIGWHDDVDVARQEIERAIQRVDTGNGVLLLTDMFGGTPTNIAASFLGQAAVEIVTGVNLPMVIKMVTQQQDEPLSEVARRVRDEGQRQIHLTSDILTPHKK from the coding sequence ATGATTGGTGGAGTCATCGTCACACATGGCCAATTGGCCAACGAGCTGGTCTCGGCGGCAGAGATGATCGTCGGCGAGATTCATCACATTACCGCCGTCTCCATCGGCTGGCACGACGACGTAGACGTTGCCCGTCAGGAGATCGAGCGCGCCATCCAGCGCGTTGATACAGGCAACGGCGTGCTGTTGCTGACCGATATGTTCGGCGGCACGCCGACCAACATCGCCGCTAGCTTTCTCGGCCAGGCCGCCGTCGAGATCGTCACCGGCGTCAACCTGCCGATGGTCATCAAGATGGTCACACAGCAGCAGGACGAGCCGCTCAGCGAAGTCGCGCGGCGCGTGCGCGACGAAGGCCAGCGCCAGATTCATCTCACCAGCGACATTCTGACGCCCCATAAGAAATGA